A window of the Megalopta genalis isolate 19385.01 chromosome 2, iyMegGena1_principal, whole genome shotgun sequence genome harbors these coding sequences:
- the LOC117220516 gene encoding EGFR adapter protein isoform X4, whose translation MAHALRRISYATCEPQHAQFSFLAREPRAHFSIQYCHSFITNSAEQAEELNTLVGNAFRMAYVAQLQRQPILQDVISPQSSPPYRKDKQETRSSWNKSLAGDSSIAGVGGGCRNSSSNSWLKSRTSPTSRTGSGSSTADMNVQLGSAGSPTLRLASVKTPNTIPGLRPAHNFTNVLGPITNEDEPKSISQQSTPSSDESNSPTQLNSYKRLTDKPARIKQLAMGWTGGRDVHGLNGEDDSCPLVSGSSTPTSPSNRPHSGGYINEAIIDSEGTRPNYNKIPPSESLDNTINASITAKNFNIENNRIGHNSPSSGTETEFKSKRRSQISTSSSSVPADGSTHGSTPTPPPLPERTDSLNNRSEEAELRKAPWFQAGIPREITLEVLSQEPEGAFMVRESTSKPGCYALSLRVPREFQPSGIAHYLIKRTNKGYKIKGFTKEFTTLTALITHHSVMPELLPCPLSLSRYNPSFVKSDSNKDFADIDSDPDYNTLADFRKMMADLNV comes from the exons GCCGAGGAGTTGAACACCCTTGTCGGCAATGCTTTTCGTATGGCATACGTGGCGCAACTCCAGCGCCAACCGATCCTTCAGGATGTGATCTCACCGCAGTCATCGCCACCCTATCGCAAAGACAAACAGGAGACCCGGTCCTCGTGG AACAAATCGCTGGCTGGCGACAGTTCGATCGCCGGCGTGGGAGGTGGTTGCAGAAATTCATCCTCGAATTCGTGGCTGAAAAGTCGAACGTCGCCCACGTCCAGAACTGGAAGCGGTTCGTCTACGGCGGACATGAACGTACAGCTCGGCAGCGCTGGCTCGCCCACGCTGCGACTCGCCAGCGTGAAG ACGCCTAATACGATTCCTGGTCTACGACCGGCGCACAACTTCACGAACGTTCTCGGGCCCATAACGAACGAGGACGAGCCAAAGAGTATCTCTCAGCAAAGTACACCGAGCAGCGACGAGAGCAACTCACCGACACAACTTAACTCGTATAAGAGGCTAACGGACAAGCCGGCTCGGATAAAGCAGTTGGCGATGGGTTGGACAGGTGGACGTGACGTTCATGGATTGAACGGTGAGGATGACAGCTGCCCCCTCGTCAGTGGTAGTAGCACGCCGACGAGCCCCTCGAACAGGCCGCATTCTGGGGGTTACATAAACGAGGCTATCATCGACTCGGAGGGCACCAGGCCGAACTACAACAAAATACCCCCCTCCGAGAGCCTCGACAACACTATTAATGCATCCATTACCGCGAAGAATTtcaacatcgagaacaacag GATAGGACACAATTCTCCAAGTTCGGGGACGGAGACAGAATTTAAATCAAAAAGAAGATCTCAGATTAGTACCTCGAGCAGTTCGGTACCTGCTGACGGAAGTACACATGGATCGACACCAACACCACCACCTTTGCCAGAGAGAACAGACAGCCTGAACAATCGCAGCGAGGAAGCCGAACTGCGTAAAGCCCCGTGGTTCCAAGCTGGAATACCAAG GGAAATAACGCTGGAAGTGTTGAGCCAAGAACCGGAAGGAGCGTTCATGGTGCGCGAGAGCACCAGTAAACCCGGATGTTATGCCCTTTCGCTTCGAGTGCCGCGCGAATTCCAGCCAAGCGGAATAGCCCATTATCTTATAAAGCGTACGAACAAAGGCTACAAAATCAAG GGCTTCACAAAGGAGTTCACGACACTGACTGCCCTAATTACTCACCACTCGGTGATGCCAGAATTACTGCCGTGCCCATTGTCATTAAGCCGGTACAACCCCAGCTTCGTGAAAAGCGATTCGAACAAAGATTTCGCGGACATCGATTCGGATCCCGATTACAATACCCTCGCCGACTTCCGCAAGATGATGGCCGACTTGAACGTTTAG
- the LOC117220517 gene encoding DDB1- and CUL4-associated factor 13, which yields MKVKVLSRNPDHYLRETKRDIYKVPRNYNPDLHPLEASREYTRATNAVKLQKMFAKPFVGNLEGHKDGISTFCKHPTKLTTILSGAFDGEVKIWNLGHQTCERTFLAHDGIVRGIVYGLHGSHIITAGDDKTIKLWKAEKPLFGAEEEPVNTIISRTIITGISHHRYKPIFATCGEVCQLWEETRNEPIRTFRWGVDGLNDIKYNPVQSNLLATCASDRSIILYDTRETGPLRKITMKLKANKLCWNPMEAITFTCANEDYNLYTFDIRNLRIPVNVHRDHASAVIDVDYSPTGKEFVSGSYDKSIRIFESDKGHSREIYHTKRMQRLTCVAWILDSKYIVTGSDEMNIRIWKANASEKLGVLKPRERASLNYNEALKAKFLAHPQVKRIARHRQVPEHIYKARDEMRTIRQKIKQKESNRRIHSKPGTVPFVPERRKHVVQEHK from the exons atgaaagtgaaagtgttgtcaagaaatccagatcattaTTTAAGAGAAACAAAACGTGATATTTATAAAG TTCCTAGGAACTATAATCCAGATTTGCATCCGTTGGAAGCATCCAGAGAATATACAAGGGCAACAAATGCGGTAAAACTACAGAAAATGTTTGCAAAACCTTTTGTAGGAAATTTGGAAGGCCATAAGGATGGAATATCCACCTTTTGCAAACACCCCACAAAATTGACTACCATTCTCAGTGGAGCTTTCGATGGGGAAGTCAAAATATGGAATCTTGGTCATCAAACTTGTGAACGTACATTCCTAGCACATGATGGTATAGTAAGGGGCATTGTGTACGGTTTACATGGCAGCCACATAATTACTGCTGGTGATGACAAAACCATTAAATTATGGAAAGCAGAAAAGCCATTATTTGGCGCTGAAGAGGAACCTGTAAACACAATTATCAGCAGA ACTATAATTACTGGAATTTCTCATCATCGATATAAACCTATATTTGCAACATGTGGAGAAGTTTGTCAACTTTGGGAAGAAACGAGGAATGAACCGATTAGGACATTCAGATGGGGTGTTGATGGTTTAAATGATATTAAATACAATCCAGTCCAGTCAAACTTACTTG CTACTTGTGCCAGTGACCGTAGTATCATCTTGTACGATACTAGAGAAACAGGCCCTCTACGGAAGATAACCATGAAGCTGAAGGCCAATAAATTATGTTGGAACCCTATGGAAGCTATAACTTTCACGTGTGCTAATGAAGACTATAA TTTATATACCTTCGATATACGCAATTTGAGGATACCAGTAAATGTACATAGGGATCATGCGTCGGCAGTGATCGACGTTGATTATTCACCAACTGGAAAAGAATTTGTGTCTGGCAGTTATGATAAATCGATCCGCATTTTTGAGTCTGACAAGGGTCATTCTCGAGAAATATACCACACGAAACGGATGCAAAGATTAACGTGCGTAGCGTGGATTCTGGATAGCAAATACATTGTCACTGGCAGCGATGAAATGAACATTAGAATTTGGAAAGCTAATGCGTCAGAAAAGCTGGGTGTG TTGAAACCTAGGGAAAGAGCAAGTCTCAATTACAATGAAGCATTGAAAGCAAAGTTCCTTGCGCATCCTCAGGTGAAGAGAATTGCTCGACACAGACAAGTTCCAGAACACATTTACAAAGCCAGAGACGAAATGCGTACAATTCGCCAGAAGATTAAACAGAA GGAATCCAACAGGCGCATTCATTCTAAACCAGGAACTGTACCATTTGTTCCTGAAAGACGGAAGCATGTTGTTCAAGAACACAAGTAA